The DNA region GGCATCAaccaggggtgttgtgatgttgtccacCTTAACTGGGGCATCAaccaggggtgttgtgatgttgtccacCTTAACTGGGGCATCAaccaggggtgttgtgatgttgtccacCTTAACTGGGGCATCAaccaggggtgttgtgatgttgtccacCTTAACTGGGGCATCAACCAgggttgttgtgatgttgtccacCTTAACTGGGGCATCAaccaggggtgttgtgatgttgtccacCTTAACTGGGGCATCAaccaggggtgttgtgatgttgtccacCTTAACTGGGGCATCAaccaggggtgttgtgatgttgtccacCTTAACTGGGGCATTAACCAgggttgttgtgatgttgtccacCTTAACTGGGGCATCAACCAgggttgttgtgatgttgtccaGCACTTTGTCATGGATAGTGGTCAAGTGCTTTTTGATGTCTGGAAGTGACAGGGGTTGAAGCAACTCCAACACCTTGACAGGGTTAGGGACAAATTTGTTGGCGATTGCCAGGTTCATGTCCACAGACTAAAagcaaaaatatgaaatatttaaTTATAGATATTATTTAACATAACATTTGCAACATTGCAGatgttctattttttttttaaaaacaatttaCCAATATTGacaacaatacatttttggatcAGAGACAACTGAATGAGTGGACTTTAATAAGATAAACACTTAAAACCATCGCTTACTCCATTGCTCCCTGAATCTTCAGCCTCGTCGTCGTGTGCTGCTGAGAGGAACATCTTGGGGTACAATTTCTTTGCAAACAAGGTGACCACCACCAAACATCTCTCCTCATCACATGTGAAGGATTCAATCTCCAGGCACTGGGATGATGGGCACCTCTTCATGATAGTGAGGAACTCTGACTCAAGGTCGTCTGATGTAGGAGGGTGCCTCTCCAAGAATAGCAGGACCATTTGTTTCAGGATGATTTTCGTGCCAAAGCCCTGCATGGCATTAGCAGTGAAGCTTGGCGATGCGGTGCAGGATGTCAGGGCAAAGCCTGAGGGTGGAATGCAGGGTGCTGGGGAAAATCCTGGGGGTGGAATGCAGGGTGCTGGGGAAAAGCCTCGGGGTGGAATGCAGGGTGCCGGGGCTAGGCCTGTTGGTGGCAGACAAAATTAAGATCAGTCTTATATAAACACTTGAAGTGGCACTCTAGTGTCCTTTTCACCTCAGTTAACACCTGATGTACTTAACAAAAGTCACCTCTCAACAGGTGGTCTAGGTATGTCATGACATAGCACAAGTGTGGGGGTGGGCCATTTCTCTTTTGTTCTATATTGCTTCTTTATTGTTCCTCAAGAAAGGGGTGCGGCCGATGACATCACGgatcaccatcagaccaacaccttGAATAGCCTGCTCCTTGAAGTTGGCAGTTGTCTCTAAGAAACTGTATTTTGCTAAAAACGTTTTCCCCTTGAGAGCAGtagtcaccaaccttttctgagtcaaattcactttctgagtcaagatcaatttctgagtcaaaatgcaagtcAAGATCTACTGCTCAGTCTGGGGGGAGGGAGAAGCAGTGAGGCTGCCTCTCAACTGACTCCTCTGCACTCCAGCTGAGGGTGAAACTCAAGGCCCACTGCATTATTTCCACCTCATGCACCAATTCATTtgatttgctctctgcgcctgccGGGTACGCgttctaccttcagacacatgaaatggttcaaaatgtgAACACTATGCCTTCCcggcactagggctgctgaatcaagtgcacctaccaccaacaacactagggctgctgaatcaagtgcacctaccaccaacaacactagggctgctgaatcaagtgcacctaccaccaacaacactagggctgctgaatcaagtgcacctaccaccaacagcatGAAAGTAATACAAAAAATAGGAACGTAAGGCtttattgttgtttttttaaacatttttggtGATTGACTAGAAATGCCTTGGTGATCGACTAGTCGTTTGCGATTGgctggttggtgaccactgctttagtgtgtgtactttactggatttatacttgggatatctcttttcaacaggaaaagttCAACAATCTATGGAGGACGTTTTTAACTTAATTACCAAACTGTCTAGTTATAAACCTTGAGCCAGTAAGTTACATGACAGTGAAAAATGATCACCTGTCAAAGTGATTGTGacagtgtaactcacctgactgAAGGACAAGTGTTTCATCCAAAACCTCAAGGTTGACTGGATTAGTGGtcaggggtgttgtgatgtctaCCACtttgacagggttaggggtctCTGGGATCGCCAGGTTCAAGTCCACAGACTGAAAGCAACAAGGACACAATATTTAACAGAACATTTGTTACATTTCATATCTCCTTTTTCTCAACATtgacatttatttgtatttttatcagAGATCATTTAATGAGTGGACTTTCATAAAGATAAACACTTGAAATGATCGCTTACTCCATTGCTGCCTGAATCTTCAGCCTTGTCGAAGTCTGCTGCTGAGGGGAGCATCTTGGGGCACATCTTCATTGCAAACAATTTGGCCACCACTAAACATCTCTCCTCATCACATGTGAAGGCTTCAATCCCCAGGCACTGGGATGATGGGTACCTCTTCATATACTCCCAGTAGAAGGTGTAAGCCCAGTACTGCATACTGTCAGAGTCGGTACACTTCTCCAGCTCCTCATTAACGATGTTGCAGAATCTGGCAGTGATGCTTTGAAACAGAGTGCAGATACGATCGGTGATAGTCAGGAACTCTGACTCAAGGTCCTCTGACGCAGGAGGGAGCCTCTCCAAGAATAGCAGGACAATTTGTTTCAGGATGACTTTCGTGCCAAAGCCCTGCGTGGCATTAGCGGCAAAGCTTGGCGACGAGGTGCAGGCTGCCAGGGCAAAGCCTGGGGGTGGAATGAAGGGTGCTGGGGAAAATTCTGGTGGGGTGCAGGGTGCCGGGGAAAAGCCTGGTGGTGGGGTGCAGTGTGCCGTGGAAAAGCCTGTTGGTGGCGGACAAAGTGAAGATCAGTctattgttgtttttttttacaaacatgtTTAGTgattgactaggaatgccttggagatcgaccagTCGATTGCGATTggccggttggtgaccactgctttagtgtgtgtactttactggatttatacttgggatatctcttttcaacaggaaaagttCAACAATCTATGGAGGACGTTTTTAACTTAATTACCAAACTGTCTAGTTATAAACCTTGAGCCAGTAAGTTACATGACAGTGAAAAATGATCACCTGTCAAAGTGATTGTGacagtgtaactcacctgactgAAGGACAAGTGTTTCATCCAAAACCTCAAGGTTGACTGGATTAGTGGtcaggggtgttgtgatgtctaCCACTTTGTCAGGGTTAGGGGTCTCCGGGATCGCCAGGTTCAAGTCCACAGACTGAAAGCAACAAGGACACAATATTTAACAGAACATTTGCGACATTTCATATCTCCTttttcacaacattgacatttatttgtattttttatcaGAGATCATTTAATGAATGGACTTTCATAAAGATAAACACTTGAAATTATCGCTTACTCCATTGCTGCCTGAATCTTCAGCCTCGTCGAAGTCTGCTGCTGAGGGGAGCATCTTGGGGCACATCTTCTTTGCAAACATTTTGGCCACCACTAAACATCTCTCCTCATCACATGTGAAGGCTTCAATCCCCAGGCACTGGGATGATGGGTACCTCTTCATATACTCCCAGTAGAAGGTGTAAGCCCAATACTTCTTACTGTCAGAGTCGGTACACTTCTCCAGCTCCTCATTAACGATGTTGCGGAATCTGGCAGTGATGCTTTGAAACAGCGTGCAGATACGATCGGTGATAGTCAGGAACTCTGACTCAAGGTCCTCTGACGAAGGAGGGAGCCTCTCCAAGAATATAGCAGGACCATTTGTTTCAGGATGACTTTGGTGCCAAAGCCCTGCATGGCATTTGCGACAAAGCTTGGCGTCGAGGTGTAGGTTGCCAGGGCAAAGCCTGGGGGTGGAATGCAGGGTGTTGGGGCAAATTCAGGTGGTGGGGTGCAGGGTGCCGGGGAAAAGCCTGGTGGTGCCGGACAAAGTGAAGATCAGTCTTACATAAAAACTTTAAGGCTTTATTGTTGGGTTTTTTACATACATGTTTGGTGATTGACtagaaatgccttggagatcgaccagTCGACTGCGAATGGCCAGATGGTGACCACTGCTTTagtgtgtgtactttactgtatttatacttgggatatcgcttttcaacaggaaaagttCAACAATCTCTGGAGGACGTCTTTAACTTAATTACCAAACTGTCTAGTTATAAAACTTGAGCCAGTAAGTTACATTACAGTGAAAAATGATCACCTGTCAAAGTGATTGTGacagtgtaactcacctgactgAAGGACAAGTGTTTCATCCAAAACCTCAAGGTTGACTGGATTAGTGGtcaggggtgttgtgatgtctaCCACtttgacagggttaggggtctCTGGGATCGCCAGGTTCAAGTCCACAGACTGAAAGCAACAAGGACACAATATTTAACAGAACATTTGTTACATTTCATATCTCCTCTTTACCTCTTTATTTTTATCAGAGAAAATTGAATGAGTGGACTTTCATAAGGATAAACACTTGTGATCGTTGCTTACCCCACTGCTCCCTACTTCATCCACATTAAAGTCTTCCACTGAGAGGAGCATCTCCAGCTGGAGATTGTTCAGCAATATTCTGCCGATTATGTTGGCCACCACTAAAAATCTCTCCTCATCAAATGAGAAGGCTTCAATCCCCTGGGGTGATGGGTACATCTTCATGTACTCGCAGTAGAAAGTGTCAGCCCAGATGCTCTTACTATAAGAGTCGATACACTTCTCCAGCTCCTTGTTGACGATGTTGTTGGATCTGGCAGTGATGCTCTGAATTAGAGTGCAGATATGATCTGCGATAGTGAGTGGTGGGTGGCAAGATGCCGGGGGAAAGCCTGGTGGTGGGGGGCATGACGCCGGGATAAAGCCTGATCGTGGGGGGCAGGATGCCTGGGCAAAGCCTGGTGGTGGGGGGAGCAATGCCTGGGCAAAGCCTGGTGGTGGGGGGCACTTTCCCGGGGCAAAGCCTGGTGGTGGGGGGCATGAAAGAGGGGCAAAGCCTGGTGGTGGGGGGAAGGATAGAAGGGCAAAGCCTGGTGGTGGGGGGCATGATAGAGGGGAAAAGAATGGTGGTGGGGGGCATGATAGAGAGGCAAAGCCTCGTGGTGGGGGGCATGATAGAGGGGCAAAGCCTGGTGGTGGGGGACATGATGCCGGGGAAAAGCCTGCTGGGAGTGGGCATGATGCCGGGGCAAAGACTGGTGGTAGGGTGCAGGATGCAAGGGCAAAGCCTGGTGGTGGCTGGCAGGATGCCTGGGCAAAGCCTGGTGGTGGGGGGCAGGATAGATGGGCAAAGCCTGGTGGTGGGGGGCATGATAGAGGGGCAAGGCCTGGTGTTGGGGGCAAGGCCTGGTGGTGGGGGGCATGATGCCTGGGAAAATCCTGGTGGTGGGGGGCAGGATAGAGGGGCAAAGCCTGGTGGTGGGGGGGAAGTGGGCAAAGCCTGGTGGTAGAGGGGCAAAGCCTGGTGGTggggggaaggatagaggggcAAAGCCTGGTGGTGGGGGACATGATGCCGGGGAAAATCCTGCTGGGAGTGGGCGTGATGCCAGGGCAAAGACTGGTGGTAGGGTGCAGGATGCTGGGGCAAAGCCCGGTGGTGGGATGCAGGATGCAGTGGCAAAGCCTGGGGGTAATATGCATGGTGCCGGGGCAAAGCCTGCAGGTGGAATACAGGGTGCTGAGTGTTTTACCACAACATTCCCTTGAAATTAGAAGGAGAAAATCTATCTCATACAAACACAACTTATTGCGAAACTGCCTAGTTTCAAAACATTAGCTAATAAGTTATATTACAGTAAGACATGGACACCTGTCAAATTGATCCGTGTCAATTTAACTCACCTGACTGGAGGTCAACTGGAGTCGTGGTCATGTttgttgtgatgttgtccacTTTGACGGGGTTAGTGATTAGGGGTGCTGTGACAGACTGAAAGCAACAAGGACATCATACTTAAGGTAATATTTGCGACATTGCAAATCTTCTttctatcaacaacaacaacaacaaaaatgcttTGTATGAGTGGACTTTCATAAAGATAAACACTTGTAATCATTGCTCACCTCACTGCTCCCTGAAGCTAATGTCCCTTCATCCACGTCCTTCAGCTTTACCAGCTCCTCGACCACATGGTGAACCATGTGCCTCGTTAGCATGGTGGCCCTGGCAGATGTTGCCAACTTTAGTACCATCTCTGTGCCAGTATAGTAATGAAGATGAGTATGGATATTTGTCACCATCTCAAGGATCTGGTACCAGCCAATGTGCCAGTTGGCCTTGCCCCCTTTCTTTGTGACTTTGACCCCACACAGTGACAGCTGGTGGATTATGTCGTTTATGAGGGGCCAGTAATGAAGGTTGATGTCTTCCTCTAGGTGGCCTTCGAAGACTACATAAACTATCATACCAATGATGTTCCTCAGGAGCTCCGAGGAGATTACCAGCTGGTCAGGGCACTTTGGACGAACCTCGCTTGCCTTGGGCTCTGATAGCCAGCTGCGGATAGAGCTTAATGGAATGTAGTCAGCAGGAGCTTCAAACAGCCTCTGGACTTTGGTGCTCACAGCTTCAATGATGGTGCTGATCAAGGTGGAACTTTGGGTGAAAAGAGCTCTCCTAAGGTCCTCAGGGCTGTTTAGGCACTGGATCTTACGGTTGAGTGAGTGGACCATCCTGACACCAGTGGAACGGGAGTAGTAGACTTGAGCGACAGGAGGAGCCTTCAGAACTCTAGAGAGGTTCTCCACTACTGCCAGCACTATGGTGACACTCATGTCACTCAGGGCCATGGAGGACCGGTCACAGGGGCTTTCCATCTGGCAGGACCAGAGGGCCTGGAGCAGCCTGGACACGATGTCCACCACCACCTTAGAGGGACAGCACAGCTCGGAGTACGGCTGGAAGGCCAGGCTCTGGGAAATGGTCTTTCGAGCTCTTACAACTTCATCGCAGACCTCAGGGTTTCTAAAATATACAAGccagatagagagaagaggaaacaCTTTTATGCACTTTGAAACGCATCCTCTGTAAGAAATGTGCTACATACAGTAAATGAAGTTTGATTGATATCGGCCCCTGCACTCGTCATTTCATTTAGCATCAGTAGATGgatagaataatacatagaccaAATAATTGTAACATAAAGAGTGAATGTGACTCACAGGTAGGAGAGATCAGCAGTAAAGTCAAGTGAGTTAATGGCCTGACTAAGGTCGGTGGCCAACTCAGTAAAAGCCTCATGTTCAACGTCCCTCATTCTGAGTTGAGTGTTCACCTCCCAGGTCTGTCACAGGAAACAGGGGGTGCCATTAATGCCCATAGAAGGTAAAATATAGATAAACCATATACCATGAGCCAATGCTAAATAAGGACATTGTTTATTAGATAGGATAACTCACTAAATGTATATTATCTCCACTTAACTTATACTGTAGACATCTTTCTAATCTCTTACCAGGTGACTAATGTCATTCCCTTCCTCTGCTTCCTTTCTGAACCTTAAAATCAAATACAGAGCAACTGAACATTCCTGCCTTTTTTATCCTTCCTCTACTTTCACATTGATTTCCCATTGAGCCTATGACAGTGATTCAGTGGCGAAGCCAGACATTTGTTGATGGGTGGGCCTGCAGACATTTGGGTGGGCCAGAAACTTCCTGCTattgtacacattttgccatgaggctaaGAGAACATGCATTTTTAAAGCAAACTGACAAAAGTTACAATATAGATATGTTGACTGATAAAGGCACTGAATTATGAGCTGAATTGTTTGCTAAATGAACAATGAAATAGGCTGTGGCATGGTGCatatagccatagaagcacagTGAAATATGCCTCAATGCAGTCATATTTGTGGCTTATTGGGAGTGTGGCTTTCAGTTAGTTATTTTTGGCAAACCATCCCGGGAGAGTGAATGTCATTCCAGAACGTCTGTTCTGTTATATTTCATCAAATTTGTGCACTGATTGCTATGAATGATGATGGTGTTTTGGTAAAAAGAAAATCATGTCCCATTCAGAACACAAGCAATTCAAAAGATATATACATATTTCTTTCGGAAACATATCATATCtattgcaaattcataacatattatacggactgctttaaaaaaaaacatctctaTTTTTGATGTAAATGGCATGTTACAGAAGGGTCCTGACATTTTTGGGCAATTTTACTTGTTTTTGAAAAACTTACCCCAACCAGCGATTCACTTCCTCATCATCGTTTTGCAGTACTGGGGCTCTGAAAAAACATGAACAAATGCTCTCAATATAGTGATGCtggtctttagatgttgtacacatgaaattgCGTCATTCCAAATGTATCCACATCGTTTTATTCAATTTTGTGCGAATCTGTTTCCCCTATACAGCTGTTCCATTCTCTGTGTAGCCTGCTGCTAGAATGGACGGAGAGGTATCCCTCGACTAGCAACAAAATGTAATATAACGTTGTGGATAAAGTTCAGAATGATACAATTCTAACCCACCTGCCTTGAATGACCGGTCGCCACTGTAGCTAACAAACATACTGTGCAGATAATGTTCAAATTCATTGTTTTACACAATATTTTATCATAGCACTGGCTGACCACAGGCTTACCAACTCCCTtaccaaaatggctgacctttTATACTGTCATATGAAGGTTCATGTCAATTCTAGTATTCTTATTCCTAATTATATGGTACATAGTACAAGTAGCTGTACTCACCGCTCCAGGGACTTGTTCTTAATAAGCCAGTTGCTCATGTCCTCCACGGTGGTGTGGTGAGGGACATGACTCTGGAGGCCTTGTCTCTGGAGCACCAAAAACTGCTTCATCAGCTTCTTCTGCAAGACAAATCATGTTGTCAAAAAGACAACCTAGGGTTTGCTTTAGCCGGTCTGAATTGACAGGTGGGCGGGGTTTGTACTAGGGatctgccagcagcataccaccatgcatcccactgctggcttgcatctgaagctaagcagggttggtcctggatgggagaccagattctgctggaagtggtgtttgaGGGCCAGTAGAAGGGACgttttcctctggtctaaaaaacaatatcccaattccccagtgtagtgattggggacattaccctgtgtagggtgccggaTTTCTGGTCACTAaaaatcccatggcacttattgtaagagtaggggtatGAACTCCAGTGTCATgactggccctcataccatcatggccacctaatcatccccagcttccaattggcacattcatccccttcctctcccctgtaactattccccaggtcattgctgtaaatgagaatgtgttctcagtcaacttgcctagtaaaatacatGTGCATCTTTCCCTTTCATGGTGATTTGATATGTAGTGTGTCTTGATGCAGGAATCAGTAAGTTTTAGTTATAAGCGATTTGATAAGAAAAACAAATCGATGCACTGACAtttgttgaaaaaaaaacattttcctttCAAAATAAAATTGTGCTGTTGTTGATGGAGCTCATGAGCTGGACCTCactgagctggatctgtctgagctgacttctatgtgtgtgtgtgtgtgtgtgtgtgtgtgtgtgtgtgtgtgtgtgtgtgtgtgtgtgtgtgtgtgtgtgtgtgtgtgtgtgtgtgtgtgtgtgtgtgtgtgtgtgtgtgtgtgtgtgtgtgtgtgtgcgtgtaaatTATGTACAGTGAGAATcataagtattcatcccccttgtgGATGTTTTCAAATGTTcttttttgtcaatgatctacacaaaatactccatgTAAAAGTGAGAAGAAacatttacaaatgaataaaaatgaaataactaaaatatagtcgttacataagtattcacccccttgttTAGGCAAGactaaattagttcaggagtaaaatgtggcttaacaaatcacataaattGTGAATTGTGAAAAAATAGGGCAAGACCTTGGAACTAAAGTTTTATCTGACATTTTGGTCAAAAATGAGTTATTGACATAGAGATTCCCTTTAGGTGGTCCTTTTCATGTGAGATATGTCCGATTTTTCTTGAACTCCATTTACATTGAAAGAAACATGTATAATCTGAAAGTTCTGTCTGAGCAAACATCTTTTAACTTGGTGCTATTAGGTTCTGTCTGCAATCCAATTATACAATACTGGGTTGTCAGTAGAAAATAATTGTCTGTAAGGTGATATACAGCGcatggaaagtatttagaccccttgacttttttcacatgttgttacattacagccttattctaaaatggattaaattacatattttcctcataaatctacacacgataccccataatgacaaagcaaaaacagtttttcagacaagtttgcaaatgtattaaaggtAAAAAACATTAATAccttatttccataagtattcagaccctttgctatgagactcaaaattgagctcaggtgcatcctgtttccattgatcatccttgagatgagtCCATCTGTTATAATTTTAAATTATTGTAAATGATTTagaaaggtcccacagttgacagttcatgtcagagcaaaaaccaagccatgaggtggaaggaattgtccatagagctctgaaacaggattgtgttgagcattgaaggtctccaagaagacagtggcctccatcattcttaaatggaagaattgtggaactaccaagactatttctagagctggccacccaaccaaactgagcaatcggggagaagggccttggtcagggaggtgaccaagaacccgatggtcaataTGAAGGAACTCCAGAGTTccagagaaccttccagaaggacaaccatctctgcagcactccaccaatcaggcctttatggtagtggctagatggaagccactcctcagtaaaaggcacatgacagcccgcttggatttttccaaaaggcaccaaaaggtTTCTctgatcatgagaaacaagattctctggtctgatgaaaccaagaaagaactcttcggcc from Oncorhynchus keta strain PuntledgeMale-10-30-2019 unplaced genomic scaffold, Oket_V2 Un_contig_19075_pilon_pilon, whole genome shotgun sequence includes:
- the LOC118402608 gene encoding uncharacterized protein LOC118402608, which gives rise to MDFSNKIPRALSTSAQMFSLSAEYRQTVERCWDKNYYNEQKKLMKQFLVLQRQGLQSHVPHHTTVEDMSNWLIKNKSLERAPVLQNDDEEVNRWLGFRKEAEEGNDISHLTWEVNTQLRMRDVEHEAFTELATDLSQAINSLDFTADLSYLNPEVCDEVVRARKTISQSLAFQPYSELCCPSKVVVDIVSRLLQALWSCQMESPCDRSSMALSDMSVTIVLAVVENLSRVLKAPPVAQVYYSRSTGVRMVHSLNRKIQCLNSPEDLRRALFTQSSTLISTIIEAVSTKVQRLFEAPADYIPLSSIRSWLSEPKASEVRPKCPDQLVISSELLRNIIGMIVYVVFEGHLEEDINLHYWPLINDIIHQLSLCGVKVTKKGGKANWHIGWYQILEMVTNIHTHLHYYTGTEMVLKLATSARATMLTRHMVHHVVEELVKLKDVDEGTLASGSSESVTAPLITNPVKVDNITTNMTTTPVDLQSGFAPAPCILPPGFATASCIPPPGFAPASCTLPPVFALASRPLPAGFSPASCPPPPGFAPLSFPPPPGFAPLPPGFAHFPPTTRLCPSILPPTTRIFPGIMPPTTRPCPQHQALPLYHAPHHQALPIYPAPHHQALPRHPASHHQALPLHPAPYHQSLPRHHAHSQQAFPRHHVPHHQALPLYHAPHHEALPLYHAPHHHSFPLYHAPHHQALPFYPSPHHQALPLFHAPHHQALPRESFPPASCHPPLTIADHICTLIQSITARSNNIVNKELEKCIDSYSKSIWADTFYCEYMKMYPSPQGIEAFSFDEERFLVVANIIGRILLNNLQLEMLLSVEDFNVDEVGSSGSVDLNLAIPETPNPVKVVDITTPLTTNPVNLEVLDETLVLQSGFALATYTSTPSFVANAMQGFGTKVILKQMVLLYSWRGSLLRQRTLSQSS